The Garra rufa chromosome 18, GarRuf1.0, whole genome shotgun sequence genome window below encodes:
- the itih6 gene encoding inter-alpha-trypsin inhibitor heavy chain H6 isoform X1: MDVKLDLTIHAVVFILLTVLFGCAHLDARSVPLQRLRRQTSTAKPALKVTDYHVLCSVVSRYAVTTVESTVWNQLHISKEAAFEVDLSSSAFISNFTITSNGKVYVAQVKRRTDARKIYDTAKKQGKTAGLVATKEREIEKFRVAVNVPPGTRVSFSLTYEELLSRRLGRYELSLGLRPGQPVQNISLDVSIAEQTGVSFIRALPLRTSRLLTNNVHADADPPPSTKVEQNPYCAHVRYTPTMQQQKNISPRGLNADFIIQYDVELKDPMGDIQVDDGYFVHYFAPRGLPVVPKDVIFVIDISGSMIGTKIKQTKAAMTTILSDLREGDHFNLITFSDKVHTWKKGRTVRATRQNVRDAKEFVRKIIAEGWTNINAALLSAAQLLNPSSHSSSSTGHAPSSHRVPMIIFLTDGEATIGETEPDAILRNAQNALGLASLFGLAFGDDADFPMLRRLALENRGVARMVYEDDDAAVQLKGFYDEVASPLLSDIQLSYLDDQVYDITRSLFPNYFQGSELVVTGRLKPGVQDLKVKLTASDSKQKVKVENELPLAKAVVNVTEPSLGCTQALDGIPSFVSRLWAYFTIKELLLAKINTSDVFTQRLLVDKATNLSLKYNFVTPVTSLVVIKPDIDEPEPTVGSSVVATTSKTTTSTVAGSTNVTNQTSHAAPKISSTSATGNKKSSSFSPPKTSKPPVTKSVRAHPPPSGLHTTDRPPNTSVSLNKTNPLPSPKKTTTRPLKTTSTPLSSKPSSSPPNTSKTTPALAKISNTPPSTAKTTPSSPPVKSTTLATLVKTVPSVVKDSSSDVENSTTSGLTTLEQGQQTLTSTTSTTDANSDIQVELEVATLMAPSFLPILGMTDAPKLWEASRIMDVSSSIQIQSKDIELLKGYDTAHDYDYDYNIHYESYLDAEVSADPDNQPSLSSVRVFSSSVDGDPHFVVQLQKLHQNLCFTIDGRADDVLRLLEDPDKGIIVDGHLMLAPSKKGLENRTRTFFDRISITAAKGAIMITLTLNLVQLQVDGKKIETLPTNQRGSVERHGMRIIVEEHHSCRIELGVGVQFLILFHRYNHPKYFQMEHLGFYIANGKGLSHLTQGLLGQFQHTHMEVIRVSRDQAGFHQAQMNKNTSLAMGLLKKGDEHFPITLQDKNLKDSPKKRHSSQCWVVPKVDVERLLGHSYESYVVDRQ; this comes from the exons ATGGATGTTAAACTGGATTTGACTATCCACGCTGTTGTTTTTATCCTACTGACTGTTCTTTTTGGATGTGCGCATTTGGACGCGCGTTCAGTCCCTCTCCAG AGACTGAGACGTCAGACCTCAACAGCAAAACCAGCA CTCAAGGTGACGGATTACCATGTGCTGTGTTCTGTAGTGTCTCGCTACGCTGTAACCACAGTGGAGAGCACCGTGTGGAACCAACTCCACATCTCTAAAGAAGCGGCCTTTGAGGTGGATTTATCTTCATCTGCATTTATTTCCAACTTTACCAT CACCTCAAATGGTAAGGTGTATGTGGCTCAGGTGAAGAGGAGAACTGATGCCAGGAAGATCTATGACACCGCTAAGAAACAGGGGAAAACGGCAGGACTTGTTGCTACTAA GGAACGTGAGATAGAGAAGTTCCGTGTAGCAGTCAACGTGCCTCCTGGGACTCGAGTCTCTTTTTCTCTGACTTATGAGGAGCTGTTATCACGACGGCTTGGTCGCTATGAACTGTCTCTGGGTCTACGGCCTGGCCAGCCCGTGCAGAACATCTCCCTGGATGTCAGCATAGCAGAGCAGACAGGCGTCAGCTTTATCAGAGCTCTGCCACTGCGAACTAGCCGACTGCTCACCAACAATGTTCATG CAGATGCAGATCCTCCTCCATCAACTAAGGTCGAGCAGAATCCTTACTGTGCACATGTGCGCTACACTCCAACCATGCAGCAACAGAAGAACATCTCCCCCAGAGGTCTCAATGCAGACTTCATCATTCAGTATGACGTGGAGCTCAAAGACCCTATGGGGGACATTCAG gtggATGATGGCTACTTTGTTCATTACTTTGCACCTCGAGGACTTCCTGTGGTTCCTAAAGATGTCATCTTCGTCATTGACATCAGCGGCTCTATGATTGGCACAAAAATCAAGCAG ACTAAGGCAGCCATGACCACCATACTGAGTGACCTACGTGAGGGAGATCACTTCAATCTCATCACTTTCTCAGATAAGGTCCACACCTGGAAGAAAGGCCGCACTGTGCGGGCCACACGGCAAAATGTGCGGGATGCAAAGGAATTTGTCAGGAAGATAATTGCAGAGGGCT GGACAAACATTAATGCAGCTCTGCTGTCTGCGGCCCAGTTGCTAAATCCATCCTCACACTCATCTTCATCCACTGGTCATGCCCCTTCATCTCACCGTGTTCCCATGATCATCTTCCTGACTGACGGAGAAGCCACTATTGGAGAGACAGAACCAGATGCGATTCTGCGTAATGCACAGAATGCTTTGGGTTTAGCATCATTATTTGGCCTGGCCTTTGGAGATGATGCTGATTTTCCAATGTTGAGAAGACTGGCATTGGAGAATCGAGGTGTGGCTCGGATG GTATACGAGGATGATGATGCAGCTGTCCAGTTGAAAGGTTTCTACGATGAAGTCGCCAGCCCTCTGCTCTCAGATATCCAGCTGTCCTATCTAGACGATCAGGTGTACGATATCACTCGTTCTCTGTTTCCCAACTACTTCCAGGGCTCTGAATTGGTAGTCACGGGGCGACTTAAACCAGGTGTACAGGATCTAAAGGTTAAGCTAACAGCAAGTGATTCAAAGCAGAAAGTCAAAGTGGAGAATGAGCTACCATTGGCCAAAGCAGTTGTGAACGTCACAGAACCGTCTCTGGGCTGTACACAGGCACTGGATGGCATTCCTAGCTTTGTGAGTCGTCTCTGGGCTTATTTCACAATCAAAGAGTTGCTCTTGGCTAAAATTAACACTTCAGATGTGTTCACACAGCGTCTTCTTGTAGATAAAGCCACCAATCTTTCACTGAAGTACAATTTTGTAACACCGGTCACATCGTTGGTTGTGATCAAACCAGATATTGATGAACCAGAACCTACTGTTGGCTCTTCTGTGGTGGCTACTACTAGTAAGACGACAACTAGCACCGTAGCAGGTTCAACAAACGTGACGAATCAGACCTCTCATGCTGCACCTAAAATATCTTCCACATCTGCAACAGGAAACAAAAAATCCAGCTCGTTCTCACCTCCAAAAACAAGCAAACCACCTGTCACCAAATCTGTACGAGCACATCCACCACCATCAGGCCTTCACACCACAGATCGACCGCCTAACACTTCTGTCTCCCTTAACAAAACAAACCCTCTCCCATCACCTAAGAAGACCACTACAAGACCACTTAAGACCACCTCTACCCCACTTTCCAGCAAACCATCCTCCTCGCCTCCCAACACCAGTAAAACCACACCAGCCTTGGCTAAGATTTCAAACACACCTCCTAGTACAGCAAAAACCACTCCTTCCTCTCCGCCAGTCAAAAGCACAACGCTAGCCACCTTAGTCAAAACTGTACCATCTGTGGTGAAAGACTCTTCTTCAGACGTTGAGAACTCTACTACCTCAGGACTCACAACACTTGAGCAAGGCCAACAAACATTAACATCCACAACATCTACCACAGATGCTAATTCAGACATTCAGGTTGAACTGGAAGTGGCCACACTGATGGCTCCTTCGTTTCTGCCAATTCTAGGAATGACGGATGCCCCAAAGTTGTGGGAAGCCTCTCGTATTATGG ATGTGTCCTCATCCATCCAGATTCAGAGTAAAG ATATTGAACTTCTTAAAG GTTATGATACAGCACATGACTACGACTATGACTACAACATCCATTATGAGTCAT ATCTTGATGCTGAGGTGTCTG CAGACCCAGATAACCAACCCAGTTTAAGTTCAGTTAGAGTATTCTCCTCCTCAG TGGATGGAGACCCACATTTTGTTGTTCAGCTTCAAAAGCTCCATCAGAACTTGTGTTTTACCATTGATGGGAGGGCTGATGATGTACTACGTCTTCTTGAGGACCCTGACAAAG GCATTATTGTGGATGGACATTTAATGCTGGCTCCTTCTAAGAAGGGGCTGGAGAACCGTACTCGTACCTTCTTCGACAGGATTTCCATCACTGCTGCCAAAGGTGCCATTATGATCACATTAACACTGAACTTAGTTCAATTGCAAGTGGATGGGAAGAAAATAGAGACACTACCCACCAATCAGAGAGGATCTGTGGAGCGACATGGCATGAGAATCATAGTCGAAGAGCACCACAGCTGTAGGATTGAGCTTGGGGTTGGTGTGCAGTTCCTCATTCTCTTCCATCGCTACAACCATCCCAAATACTTTCAAATGGAGCACCTGGGCTTCTATATTGCCAATGGAAAGGGCCTTTCTCATCTCACTCAAGGGCTGTTGG GCCAGTTTCAACATACCCATATGGAGGTCATAAGGGTTTCAAGGGATCAAGCTGGTTTCCATCAAGCACAAATGAATAAGAACACTTCGCTGGCCATGGGTTTGCTAAAAAAAGGAGATGAGCATTTTCCCATCACTCTACAAGACAAGAATCTAAAGGATTCACCCAAGAAGCGACACTCATCTCAATGTTGGGTAGTGCCAAAGGTGGATGTCGAGAGACTTCTGGGCCATTCCTATGAGAGCTATGTTGTGGATCGCCAGTAG
- the itih6 gene encoding inter-alpha-trypsin inhibitor heavy chain H6 isoform X2, with amino-acid sequence MDVKLDLTIHAVVFILLTVLFGCAHLDARSVPLQRLRRQTSTAKPALKVTDYHVLCSVVSRYAVTTVESTVWNQLHISKEAAFEVDLSSSAFISNFTITSNGKVYVAQVKRRTDARKIYDTAKKQGKTAGLVATKEREIEKFRVAVNVPPGTRVSFSLTYEELLSRRLGRYELSLGLRPGQPVQNISLDVSIAEQTGVSFIRALPLRTSRLLTNNVHADADPPPSTKVEQNPYCAHVRYTPTMQQQKNISPRGLNADFIIQYDVELKDPMGDIQVDDGYFVHYFAPRGLPVVPKDVIFVIDISGSMIGTKIKQTKAAMTTILSDLREGDHFNLITFSDKVHTWKKGRTVRATRQNVRDAKEFVRKIIAEGWTNINAALLSAAQLLNPSSHSSSSTGHAPSSHRVPMIIFLTDGEATIGETEPDAILRNAQNALGLASLFGLAFGDDADFPMLRRLALENRGVARMVYEDDDAAVQLKGFYDEVASPLLSDIQLSYLDDQVYDITRSLFPNYFQGSELVVTGRLKPGVQDLKVKLTASDSKQKVKVENELPLAKAVVNVTEPSLGCTQALDGIPSFVSRLWAYFTIKELLLAKINTSDVFTQRLLVDKATNLSLKYNFVTPVTSLVVIKPDIDEPEPTVGSSVVATTSKTTTSTVAGSTNVTNQTSHAAPKISSTSATGNKKSSSFSPPKTSKPPVTKSVRAHPPPSGLHTTDRPPNTSVSLNKTNPLPSPKKTTTRPLKTTSTPLSSKPSSSPPNTSKTTPALAKISNTPPSTAKTTPSSPPVKSTTLATLVKTVPSVVKDSSSDVENSTTSGLTTLEQGQQTLTSTTSTTDANSDIQVELEVATLMAPSFLPILGMTDAPKLWEASRIMDVSSSIQIQSKDIELLKGYDTAHDYDYDYNIHYESYLDAEVSDPDNQPSLSSVRVFSSSVDGDPHFVVQLQKLHQNLCFTIDGRADDVLRLLEDPDKGIIVDGHLMLAPSKKGLENRTRTFFDRISITAAKGAIMITLTLNLVQLQVDGKKIETLPTNQRGSVERHGMRIIVEEHHSCRIELGVGVQFLILFHRYNHPKYFQMEHLGFYIANGKGLSHLTQGLLGQFQHTHMEVIRVSRDQAGFHQAQMNKNTSLAMGLLKKGDEHFPITLQDKNLKDSPKKRHSSQCWVVPKVDVERLLGHSYESYVVDRQ; translated from the exons ATGGATGTTAAACTGGATTTGACTATCCACGCTGTTGTTTTTATCCTACTGACTGTTCTTTTTGGATGTGCGCATTTGGACGCGCGTTCAGTCCCTCTCCAG AGACTGAGACGTCAGACCTCAACAGCAAAACCAGCA CTCAAGGTGACGGATTACCATGTGCTGTGTTCTGTAGTGTCTCGCTACGCTGTAACCACAGTGGAGAGCACCGTGTGGAACCAACTCCACATCTCTAAAGAAGCGGCCTTTGAGGTGGATTTATCTTCATCTGCATTTATTTCCAACTTTACCAT CACCTCAAATGGTAAGGTGTATGTGGCTCAGGTGAAGAGGAGAACTGATGCCAGGAAGATCTATGACACCGCTAAGAAACAGGGGAAAACGGCAGGACTTGTTGCTACTAA GGAACGTGAGATAGAGAAGTTCCGTGTAGCAGTCAACGTGCCTCCTGGGACTCGAGTCTCTTTTTCTCTGACTTATGAGGAGCTGTTATCACGACGGCTTGGTCGCTATGAACTGTCTCTGGGTCTACGGCCTGGCCAGCCCGTGCAGAACATCTCCCTGGATGTCAGCATAGCAGAGCAGACAGGCGTCAGCTTTATCAGAGCTCTGCCACTGCGAACTAGCCGACTGCTCACCAACAATGTTCATG CAGATGCAGATCCTCCTCCATCAACTAAGGTCGAGCAGAATCCTTACTGTGCACATGTGCGCTACACTCCAACCATGCAGCAACAGAAGAACATCTCCCCCAGAGGTCTCAATGCAGACTTCATCATTCAGTATGACGTGGAGCTCAAAGACCCTATGGGGGACATTCAG gtggATGATGGCTACTTTGTTCATTACTTTGCACCTCGAGGACTTCCTGTGGTTCCTAAAGATGTCATCTTCGTCATTGACATCAGCGGCTCTATGATTGGCACAAAAATCAAGCAG ACTAAGGCAGCCATGACCACCATACTGAGTGACCTACGTGAGGGAGATCACTTCAATCTCATCACTTTCTCAGATAAGGTCCACACCTGGAAGAAAGGCCGCACTGTGCGGGCCACACGGCAAAATGTGCGGGATGCAAAGGAATTTGTCAGGAAGATAATTGCAGAGGGCT GGACAAACATTAATGCAGCTCTGCTGTCTGCGGCCCAGTTGCTAAATCCATCCTCACACTCATCTTCATCCACTGGTCATGCCCCTTCATCTCACCGTGTTCCCATGATCATCTTCCTGACTGACGGAGAAGCCACTATTGGAGAGACAGAACCAGATGCGATTCTGCGTAATGCACAGAATGCTTTGGGTTTAGCATCATTATTTGGCCTGGCCTTTGGAGATGATGCTGATTTTCCAATGTTGAGAAGACTGGCATTGGAGAATCGAGGTGTGGCTCGGATG GTATACGAGGATGATGATGCAGCTGTCCAGTTGAAAGGTTTCTACGATGAAGTCGCCAGCCCTCTGCTCTCAGATATCCAGCTGTCCTATCTAGACGATCAGGTGTACGATATCACTCGTTCTCTGTTTCCCAACTACTTCCAGGGCTCTGAATTGGTAGTCACGGGGCGACTTAAACCAGGTGTACAGGATCTAAAGGTTAAGCTAACAGCAAGTGATTCAAAGCAGAAAGTCAAAGTGGAGAATGAGCTACCATTGGCCAAAGCAGTTGTGAACGTCACAGAACCGTCTCTGGGCTGTACACAGGCACTGGATGGCATTCCTAGCTTTGTGAGTCGTCTCTGGGCTTATTTCACAATCAAAGAGTTGCTCTTGGCTAAAATTAACACTTCAGATGTGTTCACACAGCGTCTTCTTGTAGATAAAGCCACCAATCTTTCACTGAAGTACAATTTTGTAACACCGGTCACATCGTTGGTTGTGATCAAACCAGATATTGATGAACCAGAACCTACTGTTGGCTCTTCTGTGGTGGCTACTACTAGTAAGACGACAACTAGCACCGTAGCAGGTTCAACAAACGTGACGAATCAGACCTCTCATGCTGCACCTAAAATATCTTCCACATCTGCAACAGGAAACAAAAAATCCAGCTCGTTCTCACCTCCAAAAACAAGCAAACCACCTGTCACCAAATCTGTACGAGCACATCCACCACCATCAGGCCTTCACACCACAGATCGACCGCCTAACACTTCTGTCTCCCTTAACAAAACAAACCCTCTCCCATCACCTAAGAAGACCACTACAAGACCACTTAAGACCACCTCTACCCCACTTTCCAGCAAACCATCCTCCTCGCCTCCCAACACCAGTAAAACCACACCAGCCTTGGCTAAGATTTCAAACACACCTCCTAGTACAGCAAAAACCACTCCTTCCTCTCCGCCAGTCAAAAGCACAACGCTAGCCACCTTAGTCAAAACTGTACCATCTGTGGTGAAAGACTCTTCTTCAGACGTTGAGAACTCTACTACCTCAGGACTCACAACACTTGAGCAAGGCCAACAAACATTAACATCCACAACATCTACCACAGATGCTAATTCAGACATTCAGGTTGAACTGGAAGTGGCCACACTGATGGCTCCTTCGTTTCTGCCAATTCTAGGAATGACGGATGCCCCAAAGTTGTGGGAAGCCTCTCGTATTATGG ATGTGTCCTCATCCATCCAGATTCAGAGTAAAG ATATTGAACTTCTTAAAG GTTATGATACAGCACATGACTACGACTATGACTACAACATCCATTATGAGTCAT ATCTTGATGCTGAGGTGTCTG ACCCAGATAACCAACCCAGTTTAAGTTCAGTTAGAGTATTCTCCTCCTCAG TGGATGGAGACCCACATTTTGTTGTTCAGCTTCAAAAGCTCCATCAGAACTTGTGTTTTACCATTGATGGGAGGGCTGATGATGTACTACGTCTTCTTGAGGACCCTGACAAAG GCATTATTGTGGATGGACATTTAATGCTGGCTCCTTCTAAGAAGGGGCTGGAGAACCGTACTCGTACCTTCTTCGACAGGATTTCCATCACTGCTGCCAAAGGTGCCATTATGATCACATTAACACTGAACTTAGTTCAATTGCAAGTGGATGGGAAGAAAATAGAGACACTACCCACCAATCAGAGAGGATCTGTGGAGCGACATGGCATGAGAATCATAGTCGAAGAGCACCACAGCTGTAGGATTGAGCTTGGGGTTGGTGTGCAGTTCCTCATTCTCTTCCATCGCTACAACCATCCCAAATACTTTCAAATGGAGCACCTGGGCTTCTATATTGCCAATGGAAAGGGCCTTTCTCATCTCACTCAAGGGCTGTTGG GCCAGTTTCAACATACCCATATGGAGGTCATAAGGGTTTCAAGGGATCAAGCTGGTTTCCATCAAGCACAAATGAATAAGAACACTTCGCTGGCCATGGGTTTGCTAAAAAAAGGAGATGAGCATTTTCCCATCACTCTACAAGACAAGAATCTAAAGGATTCACCCAAGAAGCGACACTCATCTCAATGTTGGGTAGTGCCAAAGGTGGATGTCGAGAGACTTCTGGGCCATTCCTATGAGAGCTATGTTGTGGATCGCCAGTAG
- the pfkfb1 gene encoding 6-phosphofructo-2-kinase/fructose-2,6-bisphosphatase 1, with product MDTLPKEFRRRTRCDSAASRPQFTNCPTMIVMVGLPARGKTYISKKLTRYLNWIGVPTQVFNLGQYRREAVQTYKNYEFFCPENEEAMKIRRACASHALKDITNYFIKEQGQVAVFDATNTTRERRAGVISFAKEKGYKVFFIESVCDDPEIIEENIMQVKLSSPDYENYDKEEALVDFLKRIDCYKMSYVPLDDEKDRHLSYIKIFNVGSRYLVNRVQDHIQSRIVYYLMNIHVTPRSIYLSRHGESELNLVGRIGGDSGLSSQGQKYAKALAEFIRGQSIKDLKVWTSHMKRTIQTAEALSVPYEQWKALNEIDAGVCEEMTYEEIQAAHPEEFALRDQDKYRYRYPKGEVSPVHNTTVLK from the exons ATGGACACACTTCCGAAGGAGTTCCGCAGACGAACCCGATGTGACAGTGCTG CCTCACGACCCCAGTTTACAAACTGTCCCACAATGATTGTGATGGTTGGTCTGCCAGCCAGAGGAAAGACCTACATCTCCAAAAAGTTAACCCGATACCTAAATTGGATTGGAGTCCCAACTCAAG TCTTTAATTTGGGTCAGTATCGAAGGGAGGCTGTGCAGACATACAAGAACTATGAATTTTTTTGTCCGGAGAATGAAGAGGCCATGAAAATCCGCAG AGCCTGTGCCTCACATGCCCTTAAGGACATCACTAATTACTTCATTAAGGAGCAGGGACAAGTTGCA GTGTTTGATGCCACCAATACCACGAGGGAGAGAAGAGCGGGAGTCATCAGTTTTGCCAAGGAGAAGGGCTATAAG GTGTTTTTCATTGAGTCTGTTTGTGATGACCCAGAAATCATTGAGGAAAATATAATG CAAGTGAAACTAAGCAGCCCAGATTATGAAAACTATGACAAAGAGGAAGCCCTGGTGGACTTTCTGAAGCGTATTGATTGTTACAAAATGTCCTATGTCCCCCTGGACGATGAAAAGGACAG ACACCTCTCCTACATCAAGATCTTTAACGTGGGATCCAGGTACCTCGTGAACCGCGTCCAGGATCACATTCAGAGTCGTATAGTGTATTACCTCATGAACATCCACGTCACACCACGATCCATCTATCTGAGCCGCCACGGAGAAAGCGAGCTCAACTTGGTGGGAAGAATCGGTGGAGACTCAGGCCTGTCTTCACAGGGCCAAAAG TACGCTAAGGCCCTTGCAGAGTTCATCAGGGGTCAGTCTATCAAGGACCTGAAGGTGTGGACCAGCCACATGAAGAGGACCATACAGACAGCTGAGGCACTGAGCGTCCCGTATGAGCAGTGGAAGGCGTTGAATGAAATTGACGCG GGTGTATGTGAGGAGATGACGTATGAGGAGATTCAGGCAGCCCATCCAGAAGAGTTTGCCTTAAGAGACCAGGACAAGTACCGTTACCGATATCCAAAGGGTGAAGTGAGTCCTGTACacaacacaactgttttaaaaTGA